In one window of Nakamurella alba DNA:
- the rdgB gene encoding RdgB/HAM1 family non-canonical purine NTP pyrophosphatase — protein sequence MSTLLLATRNAKKLKELRRILEGRVTVLGLDDVPAFEELPETGATFEANAADKAEQAARETGLPSLADDSGLTVDALNGMPGVLSARWSGRHGDDAANVDLLLGQLRDVPDERRGADFVSALALAVPGADTVLVRGEWRGRIIREVLGANGFGYDPVFVPTESDEAGDARTSAQLDPSEKDRLSHRGRAIEKMLPHLLRLG from the coding sequence GTGAGCACCCTGCTGCTGGCGACCCGGAACGCCAAGAAGCTCAAGGAGTTGCGGCGGATCCTCGAGGGCCGGGTCACCGTCCTCGGCCTGGACGACGTGCCGGCCTTCGAGGAACTGCCGGAGACCGGCGCCACCTTCGAGGCCAACGCCGCCGACAAGGCGGAGCAGGCCGCGCGGGAGACCGGGCTGCCCTCGCTCGCCGACGACAGCGGGCTGACCGTGGACGCCCTCAACGGGATGCCCGGTGTGCTGTCCGCGCGCTGGTCGGGCCGGCACGGCGACGACGCGGCGAACGTGGACCTGCTGCTCGGCCAGCTCCGCGACGTGCCGGACGAGCGCCGCGGCGCCGACTTCGTCAGCGCCCTGGCGCTGGCCGTCCCGGGTGCGGACACCGTGCTGGTGCGCGGTGAGTGGCGCGGGCGGATCATCCGGGAGGTGCTGGGCGCCAACGGGTTCGGCTACGACCCGGTGTTCGTGCCGACCGAGTCGGACGAGGCCGGCGATGCGCGCACCTCCGCCCAGCTCGACCCGTCCGAGAAGGACCGGCTCTCGCACCGCGGGCGGGCCATCGAGAAGATGCTGCCGCACCTGCTGCGGCTGGGCTGA
- a CDS encoding S8 family peptidase, producing the protein MPSAIRRGRRPRSLAAVAALMFLGASLTFLTPAAAAVPAVPAVEAAAAAATPTPAVRSVQADLAPVSAGSGKAWPSTGPAVAVLDTGVYPHPDLNLAKSIDCLSGVAKELPVTDLYTDLNGHGTGVSGVIAGKPNTAKGVTAGVAPGAPIVSIRILNAKEQGTVQTFLCALNWLNTYAAANRIKVVNMSLAAPGSDDGNCGRTNNDPIHQGICTLYSKGLVFTGSGGNAKSGQSPQPLSTLIPAAYNEVLAVTNAADFDGRPGGTAQAPGTCTAPDGGDRAYYTSYYAATAADAEHTIAGPGVCPYTTRKGGTYGYIQSGTSIAAAAVSGVVLNCFNGGSCVGKTAAQAMKIVLNQAAVAGTKGHAITGDPLHPVAGKYYGFMASTVPVAMSTAGASTPRSTRPASWTPAAVGAATAPCPPTAPSCSRWPVAAASRPPVPAPSWSTSPPSPPDPPAR; encoded by the coding sequence ATGCCCAGTGCCATCCGTCGGGGCCGTCGGCCCCGTTCGCTCGCCGCGGTCGCCGCGCTGATGTTCCTCGGGGCGTCGCTGACCTTCCTCACCCCGGCTGCGGCAGCGGTTCCCGCGGTGCCTGCGGTCGAGGCAGCGGCGGCAGCGGCCACGCCGACCCCGGCGGTGCGCAGTGTGCAGGCCGACCTGGCCCCGGTGAGCGCAGGATCGGGCAAGGCCTGGCCGTCGACGGGTCCCGCGGTCGCGGTGCTGGACACGGGTGTCTACCCGCACCCCGACCTCAACCTGGCGAAGTCGATCGACTGCCTCTCCGGGGTGGCGAAGGAACTACCGGTCACCGACCTCTACACGGACCTGAACGGGCACGGCACCGGGGTGTCCGGGGTGATCGCGGGCAAGCCGAACACCGCGAAGGGTGTCACCGCCGGCGTTGCTCCGGGCGCGCCGATCGTGTCGATCCGCATCCTGAACGCCAAGGAGCAGGGCACGGTGCAGACCTTCCTGTGCGCCCTCAACTGGCTGAACACCTATGCCGCGGCGAACCGGATCAAGGTCGTCAACATGTCTCTCGCCGCCCCGGGCAGCGACGACGGCAACTGCGGCCGCACCAACAACGACCCGATCCACCAGGGCATCTGCACCCTCTACTCCAAGGGCCTGGTCTTCACCGGTTCCGGCGGCAACGCCAAGTCCGGCCAGTCGCCGCAGCCGCTCTCCACGCTGATCCCGGCCGCGTACAACGAGGTCCTCGCCGTCACCAACGCCGCCGATTTCGACGGCCGCCCGGGCGGTACCGCCCAGGCGCCCGGCACCTGCACCGCGCCCGACGGCGGTGACCGCGCCTACTACACCAGCTACTACGCGGCCACGGCGGCCGACGCCGAGCACACCATCGCCGGCCCGGGCGTCTGCCCGTACACCACCCGCAAGGGCGGCACCTACGGCTACATCCAGTCCGGCACCTCGATCGCCGCGGCCGCGGTCAGCGGCGTGGTGCTCAACTGCTTCAACGGTGGGTCGTGCGTCGGCAAGACCGCCGCGCAGGCGATGAAGATCGTGCTGAACCAGGCCGCGGTGGCCGGTACCAAGGGTCATGCCATCACCGGTGACCCGCTGCACCCGGTCGCCGGCAAGTACTACGGCTTCATGGCCTCCACCGTGCCGGTCGCGATGAGCACCGCGGGCGCCTCTACACCGCGGTCAACCCGGCCCGCATCATGGACACCCGCAGCGGTTGGGGCGGCTACCGCGCCGTGCCCGCCAACGGCTCCGTCGTGCTCCAGGTGGCCGGTCGCGGCGGCGTCCCGTCCTCCGGTGCCGGCTCCGTCCTGGTCAACATCACCGCCGTCACCCCCGGATCCACCGGCACGGTGA
- a CDS encoding sensor domain-containing phosphodiesterase produces the protein MRPISATQVNAARRRQHISARHYLGRHGPASAIDHSVRLAARHFDFPSAQVNIVDQAFQHTIAAHGTELGVIPRELSMCAGVVDSGAPVVVPDITPGGLADPYRVYVGVPLRGREGLPVGALCLLDTVPREFGSDQLRELHDVAAVVEEQLELRRREQGEHTRAVAESRELAAATEAGQIVPWYQPIIRLGDGRLTAVEALARWEHPDDGVLPPSEFLPRAERSDLVIDLDLAVLGRAMTDFGRWLTIRPDLRINVNLSARHFEYADCIDRITETVVDAGVDPGAVSLEVTESTAMAASPNDRAFLSELRSRGFRIVLDDFGTGFSSVGHVLRLPIDGIKLDRAVAASLGTTVGDAVGRALMTLARDLDFHTCIEGVESRRQAVLARRLGCDDGQGYHWSPALPASSIPNLLQEDAAG, from the coding sequence GTGAGACCGATCAGCGCCACACAGGTCAACGCAGCGAGGCGCCGGCAGCACATCTCGGCCCGCCACTACCTCGGCAGGCACGGGCCCGCCTCGGCCATCGACCACTCCGTGCGGCTGGCCGCACGGCATTTCGACTTCCCGTCGGCACAGGTCAACATCGTCGACCAGGCGTTCCAGCACACCATCGCCGCCCACGGGACCGAGCTCGGGGTCATCCCGCGGGAACTGTCGATGTGCGCCGGGGTGGTGGACAGCGGCGCGCCGGTGGTCGTCCCGGACATCACTCCCGGCGGCTTGGCCGATCCGTACCGGGTCTACGTCGGGGTTCCGCTGCGCGGCCGCGAGGGCCTCCCCGTCGGGGCACTGTGCCTGCTGGACACGGTGCCCCGCGAGTTCGGATCCGACCAGCTCCGTGAGCTCCACGACGTGGCCGCGGTGGTCGAGGAGCAGCTCGAGCTACGCCGACGGGAGCAGGGCGAGCACACCAGGGCGGTCGCCGAGAGCAGGGAGCTCGCGGCGGCGACCGAGGCCGGCCAGATCGTCCCGTGGTACCAGCCGATCATCCGGCTGGGCGACGGCAGGTTGACCGCCGTCGAGGCGCTGGCTCGCTGGGAGCATCCCGACGACGGGGTACTGCCACCGTCGGAGTTCCTGCCGCGGGCCGAACGCAGTGACCTGGTCATCGATCTCGACCTGGCGGTGCTGGGCCGGGCGATGACCGACTTCGGGCGGTGGCTCACGATCCGGCCGGACCTGCGGATCAACGTGAACCTGTCCGCCCGGCACTTCGAGTACGCCGACTGCATCGACCGCATCACCGAGACCGTGGTCGACGCCGGGGTCGACCCGGGTGCGGTCAGCCTCGAGGTGACCGAGAGCACAGCCATGGCAGCCAGTCCCAACGACCGCGCCTTCCTGTCCGAACTGCGCAGTCGCGGCTTCCGGATCGTGCTCGACGACTTCGGCACCGGCTTCTCGTCGGTGGGACACGTCCTGCGCCTGCCCATCGACGGGATCAAGCTGGACCGGGCGGTGGCCGCATCACTGGGGACGACGGTGGGCGACGCGGTCGGTCGGGCGCTGATGACCCTGGCCCGGGATCTGGACTTCCACACGTGCATCGAGGGCGTCGAGAGCCGGCGGCAGGCGGTGCTGGCCCGGCGCCTGGGCTGCGACGACGGCCAGGGCTACCACTGGTCCCCGGCCCTCCCGGCGTCATCGATCCCGAATCTGCTGCAGGAAGACGCGGCGGGCTGA
- a CDS encoding GGDEF domain-containing protein, with product MNNSTGRQASGPVPANPFAPALLLPTRGFDAVSEQVVGYLRSVTPMKQWAVTRFAHGTETILTASPELDGFGVAPGDDFPLDKAMCHRMSSGDGPRIAPDTRAVRVYDEAYRYAADQGMTINAYVGTPIVRPNGEVFGSICGLDPETKDDSLRDLEPLLDLLSSMLSAVLDADSSATEAARDLEQARHDADTDALTGLLNRRGWERFIEHEEARFRRFGDPASVVMIDLDRLKYVNDTQGHDAGDRYIQRTADALRATTRDSDVVARLGGDEFGIIAVGAGQERTREMIARISQAFEDAGVAGSIGYAPFTVVAGFPGAQRTADERMYEAKRRRRELLAEHVS from the coding sequence GTGAACAACTCGACAGGCAGGCAGGCGAGCGGTCCGGTTCCGGCGAACCCGTTCGCGCCGGCGCTGCTGCTGCCGACCCGCGGCTTCGACGCCGTGAGTGAACAGGTGGTCGGCTACCTGAGGTCCGTCACCCCCATGAAGCAGTGGGCGGTGACCCGCTTCGCCCACGGCACCGAGACCATCCTGACCGCCAGCCCGGAGTTGGACGGGTTCGGCGTGGCGCCCGGTGACGACTTCCCGTTGGACAAGGCCATGTGCCACCGGATGAGCAGCGGCGACGGACCGCGGATCGCCCCGGACACGCGGGCGGTCCGGGTCTACGACGAGGCCTACCGGTACGCCGCCGACCAGGGCATGACCATCAATGCCTACGTGGGCACGCCGATCGTCCGGCCGAACGGCGAGGTGTTCGGCTCCATCTGCGGTCTCGACCCGGAGACCAAGGACGACTCGCTCCGTGACCTGGAGCCGCTGCTCGACCTGCTCTCGAGCATGCTCTCGGCGGTCCTGGACGCGGACTCGAGTGCGACCGAGGCCGCCCGGGACCTGGAGCAGGCCCGGCACGATGCGGACACCGACGCGCTCACCGGCCTGCTGAACAGGCGCGGTTGGGAGCGGTTCATCGAGCACGAGGAGGCCCGGTTCCGCCGGTTCGGCGATCCGGCCAGCGTGGTGATGATCGACCTGGACCGCCTCAAGTACGTCAACGACACCCAGGGGCACGACGCCGGGGACCGCTACATCCAACGGACCGCGGACGCGCTGCGCGCCACCACCCGGGACTCCGACGTCGTGGCCCGCCTCGGCGGCGACGAGTTCGGCATCATCGCGGTCGGCGCCGGCCAGGAGCGGACGCGCGAGATGATCGCCCGGATCAGCCAGGCGTTCGAGGACGCCGGGGTGGCCGGGTCCATCGGCTACGCCCCCTTCACCGTGGTGGCCGGGTTCCCCGGGGCCCAGCGGACGGCGGACGAGCGGATGTACGAGGCGAAACGGCGGCGGCGGGAGCTGCTGGCGGAGCACGTGTCCTGA
- a CDS encoding aldo/keto reductase, whose product MSIRLPRFGLGAAPFGGAYRAVDQAEADGAVRAALELGMTLLDTSPHYGDTRSETVLGRALAGIPRQDYLLATKVGRYGDAGWDFSAGRVRRSVQESLDRLGVDRLDLVQCHDIDWGDEGQVRDEALPVLRELAAAGVVGAIGVTGYRLDVLERVALAEQVDTVMAYCTYQLQDRRLAPVAARLSAAGIGVMNAAPLAMGALTAAGPPAWHPAGAEILAAIGRAARVCAETGVDIASVALGFAGTAPAGINCTVVGAESAELVRRTVAALRTVVDPGLPAAVEAELAPVLNRPWEFPVPAGAA is encoded by the coding sequence ATGAGCATCCGGCTGCCGAGGTTCGGGCTGGGGGCGGCGCCGTTCGGGGGTGCGTACCGGGCGGTGGACCAGGCCGAGGCGGACGGGGCCGTGCGCGCCGCACTGGAGCTGGGCATGACCCTGCTGGACACCTCGCCGCACTACGGGGACACCAGGTCGGAGACCGTGCTCGGCCGGGCGCTGGCCGGGATCCCGCGCCAGGACTACCTTCTCGCCACCAAGGTCGGCCGCTACGGCGACGCCGGCTGGGACTTCTCGGCCGGCCGGGTGCGGCGCAGCGTCCAGGAGAGCCTGGACCGGCTCGGCGTCGACCGGCTGGACCTGGTGCAGTGCCACGACATCGACTGGGGTGACGAGGGTCAGGTGCGGGACGAGGCACTGCCCGTGCTGCGCGAGCTGGCGGCCGCCGGGGTGGTCGGGGCGATCGGGGTGACCGGCTACCGACTGGACGTGCTGGAGCGGGTCGCCCTGGCCGAGCAGGTGGACACCGTGATGGCCTACTGCACGTACCAACTGCAGGACCGGCGACTGGCACCCGTCGCGGCGCGGCTGTCCGCGGCCGGGATCGGCGTGATGAACGCCGCGCCGCTGGCGATGGGGGCGCTGACCGCCGCCGGGCCGCCGGCCTGGCACCCGGCCGGGGCGGAGATCCTGGCGGCGATCGGGCGGGCGGCCCGGGTGTGTGCGGAGACCGGGGTGGACATCGCATCGGTGGCGCTGGGGTTCGCCGGGACGGCGCCGGCGGGCATCAACTGCACGGTGGTGGGGGCGGAATCGGCGGAGCTGGTGCGGCGGACCGTCGCGGCACTCCGGACGGTGGTCGACCCGGGGTTGCCGGCTGCGGTGGAGGCCGAACTGGCCCCGGTGCTCAACCGGCCGTGGGAGTTCCCGGTGCCGGCCGGGGCGGCCTGA
- a CDS encoding carbohydrate ABC transporter permease, whose protein sequence is MSATTVSELPVTTRRRKRPIGRWIGLTALFLVALFPIYWIVVSSVTPGGKLLTAPPRYLPTEFTFDNFVRLFTQYPVGKAMANSLIISITSTVVSVAISYLAAYAFARYSFPGSKLLLGLLLLSSSLPQIATVIPLFDVFGDLDLVDSLTGLNILITSAITPFTVWILTTFIRRVPVEVEEAAKIDGASMIGVIFRITLPLTMPAVATMLVINFIHCWNELFYPLIFAQSADSQPLALGLLNLSASVANAGKPWDLISALTVIMIAPIICVVIAFEPFITKGLAATDK, encoded by the coding sequence GTGAGCGCCACCACGGTGTCCGAGCTGCCGGTCACGACCCGGCGGCGGAAGCGGCCGATCGGCCGGTGGATCGGGCTGACCGCGCTGTTCCTGGTCGCGTTGTTCCCGATCTACTGGATCGTGGTGTCGTCGGTGACCCCCGGCGGCAAGCTGCTCACCGCACCGCCCCGGTACCTGCCGACCGAGTTCACCTTCGACAACTTCGTCCGGCTGTTCACCCAGTACCCGGTGGGCAAGGCGATGGCGAACTCGCTGATCATCTCGATCACCTCGACGGTGGTGTCGGTGGCCATCTCCTACCTCGCCGCCTACGCCTTCGCCCGGTACTCCTTCCCCGGCAGCAAGCTGTTGCTCGGGCTGCTGCTGCTGAGCAGCTCGCTGCCGCAGATCGCCACCGTCATCCCGCTGTTCGACGTCTTCGGCGACCTGGACCTGGTGGACAGCCTGACCGGGCTGAACATCCTGATCACCTCGGCGATCACCCCGTTCACCGTGTGGATCCTCACCACCTTCATCCGGCGGGTGCCGGTGGAGGTGGAGGAGGCGGCGAAGATCGACGGCGCCAGCATGATCGGCGTGATCTTCCGGATCACCCTGCCGCTGACCATGCCGGCGGTGGCCACCATGCTGGTCATCAACTTCATCCACTGCTGGAACGAGCTGTTCTACCCGCTGATCTTCGCCCAGTCGGCCGACAGCCAGCCGCTGGCCCTGGGTCTGCTCAACCTGTCGGCCAGCGTCGCCAACGCCGGCAAGCCCTGGGACCTGATCAGTGCCCTGACGGTGATCATGATCGCGCCGATCATCTGCGTGGTGATCGCGTTCGAGCCGTTCATCACCAAGGGTTTGGCAGCTACAGACAAATGA
- a CDS encoding carbohydrate ABC transporter permease: MSTTHPGPRTGIEVAGSSPSQKVPAARPRRRRNLRVVLFCFALVAPVVLIRVFTAGYPMVQTAVTSLQNDNPTQGPATWAGFDNYTYLAENPQIQGSLFFTAVFAVVSTLLEIVIGLALAVLLNQKFRFRRLARAVNLLPWAIPAVVAGVAFKFALDPQYGVIAGLLNLVGFDGVSWLSEVNPARVSVIGVNVWRNAGFVAVLLLAALQTIPGELYEAAQVDGANAWGQFRRITLPLVMPVVLSAGMFMLIWQVASFDLVLAMTGGGPGTATSVLGYSAYVIGFQNFNFGRSAAVAMVLLVFVCIIGTVFSLARRRYEK; this comes from the coding sequence ATGAGCACGACGCACCCCGGACCGCGCACCGGGATCGAGGTGGCGGGATCCTCGCCGTCGCAGAAGGTGCCGGCGGCACGACCACGCCGCCGGCGCAATCTGCGGGTGGTCCTGTTCTGCTTCGCCCTGGTGGCGCCGGTGGTGCTGATCCGGGTGTTCACCGCCGGCTACCCGATGGTGCAGACCGCCGTCACCAGCCTGCAGAACGACAACCCGACGCAGGGACCGGCCACCTGGGCCGGGTTCGACAACTACACCTACCTGGCGGAGAACCCGCAGATCCAGGGATCACTGTTCTTCACCGCGGTGTTCGCCGTGGTGTCCACCCTGCTGGAGATCGTCATCGGGCTGGCGCTGGCGGTGCTGCTCAACCAGAAGTTCCGCTTCCGCCGGCTGGCCCGGGCGGTCAACCTGCTGCCCTGGGCCATCCCGGCGGTGGTGGCCGGCGTCGCGTTCAAGTTCGCCCTCGACCCGCAGTACGGCGTGATCGCCGGGCTCCTCAACCTGGTCGGCTTCGACGGCGTCAGCTGGCTGTCCGAGGTCAACCCGGCCCGGGTCTCGGTGATCGGCGTGAACGTCTGGCGCAACGCGGGTTTCGTCGCGGTGCTGCTGCTGGCTGCGCTGCAGACGATCCCCGGCGAGCTGTACGAGGCGGCCCAGGTGGACGGCGCGAACGCCTGGGGCCAGTTCCGCCGCATCACCCTGCCGCTGGTGATGCCGGTGGTGCTGTCGGCCGGCATGTTCATGCTGATCTGGCAGGTCGCCTCGTTCGACCTGGTGCTGGCGATGACGGGCGGCGGCCCGGGCACCGCGACCAGCGTGCTCGGGTACTCCGCCTATGTCATCGGATTCCAGAACTTCAACTTCGGCCGCAGCGCGGCCGTCGCGATGGTGCTGCTGGTCTTCGTCTGCATCATCGGCACCGTGTTCTCCCTGGCCCGCCGGAGGTACGAGAAGTGA
- a CDS encoding extracellular solute-binding protein encodes MKPNPLFQRPISRRTLLRAGGTLAAAGLAAPLLAACGSDDSGGGSGTATSGGGGGGGGTIKLGIVQAWVEPIQPTIDAFTKESGVKVEIVPLSGSSGVELIQQFTPGFVSGKPAVDVMVISDEATPGFVKAGWLEPLDDIGNAEYWSDFPTFVKDYADTWSSQDGKIYRLPTSFTICLYVVRQDVLTELKADVPASWDDLKALGEKAKSKNMFAFGDALSKPALASVDAAWLSLQGGGQVFDFDAGTKAAFEFANDMLTTGYMPKDGLAWTYDQSNAAYTGDSLLSMRQWDYFLSVSAGTTPWYSPDKVVVVPPPAGTGGQAATYGGGWGLAVPAAGENKDNAKAFVAYMTGKDQAVALASAKNSQFSVIRNTTLDALPDRPQYIALADYNKANVVKPRPFHPKINEAQGILDDMYTGYLSGQLSIDEAMSNGASQIKALG; translated from the coding sequence ATGAAGCCGAACCCGTTGTTCCAGCGCCCCATCTCCCGCCGCACCCTGCTCCGGGCCGGCGGCACCCTGGCCGCCGCCGGGCTGGCCGCTCCCCTGCTCGCCGCCTGCGGCTCCGACGACTCCGGCGGCGGGTCGGGCACCGCCACCAGCGGTGGCGGCGGCGGAGGTGGCGGCACCATCAAGCTCGGCATCGTCCAGGCCTGGGTGGAACCGATCCAGCCGACCATCGACGCCTTCACCAAGGAGTCCGGCGTCAAGGTCGAGATCGTCCCGCTCTCCGGCTCGTCCGGCGTCGAACTGATCCAGCAGTTCACCCCGGGCTTCGTCTCCGGCAAGCCCGCCGTCGACGTCATGGTCATCTCCGACGAGGCCACCCCCGGCTTCGTCAAGGCCGGCTGGTTGGAGCCGCTGGACGACATCGGCAACGCCGAGTACTGGTCGGACTTCCCGACCTTCGTCAAGGACTACGCCGACACCTGGTCGTCGCAGGACGGCAAGATCTACCGGCTGCCGACCTCGTTCACCATCTGCCTCTACGTCGTCCGGCAGGACGTCCTCACCGAGCTCAAGGCCGACGTCCCGGCGTCCTGGGACGACCTGAAGGCGTTGGGCGAGAAGGCGAAGTCCAAGAACATGTTCGCCTTCGGCGACGCCCTGTCCAAGCCGGCGCTGGCCTCGGTCGATGCCGCCTGGCTGTCGCTGCAGGGCGGCGGACAGGTCTTCGACTTCGATGCCGGCACCAAGGCGGCGTTCGAGTTCGCCAACGACATGCTGACCACCGGCTACATGCCCAAGGACGGCCTGGCCTGGACCTACGACCAGAGCAACGCCGCCTACACCGGGGACTCGCTGTTGTCGATGCGGCAGTGGGACTACTTCCTCAGCGTCTCCGCCGGCACCACGCCCTGGTACTCGCCGGACAAGGTCGTCGTCGTCCCGCCGCCGGCCGGCACCGGCGGCCAGGCCGCGACCTACGGCGGTGGCTGGGGTCTGGCCGTCCCCGCGGCGGGCGAGAACAAGGACAACGCCAAGGCTTTCGTCGCCTACATGACCGGCAAGGACCAGGCGGTGGCCCTGGCCAGCGCGAAGAACTCGCAGTTCTCCGTCATCCGGAACACCACCCTGGACGCCCTGCCGGACCGTCCGCAGTACATCGCGCTCGCCGACTACAACAAGGCGAACGTGGTCAAGCCGCGGCCGTTCCACCCGAAGATCAACGAGGCACAGGGCATCCTCGACGACATGTACACCGGCTACCTGTCCGGGCAGCTGTCCATCGACGAGGCGATGTCCAACGGCGCATCGCAGATCAAGGCGCTGGGCTGA